The Knoellia sp. S7-12 region ACCGCCTTGGTACAAGTACGAATCGACCTCGTTTTGCAGTACTCGCCCACCTGGCGCGGCTGATGGGTTCGACCCAAGTTGCACTGCTGAGTACGCGGTGTGCAACCCAACGGGAGCCAACGGACCTACAGACGGCCCAGCAGTCCGTGTGTGGCGAATGGAGGTCGACCGTACGGGTCAGCCCGTGACTGCCGCCACTTGGGAGTCCTTGGGATTCACCTGCCTCGGAGGCTTGGTTCCGGGCGCCAACAACACATTGACGATGCAGATGATCCTTGATGAGTTCCACAAAACGACCTTCGCAAGGCCGTCTCCGACGATTCAGCCAGTCGGGCTTAAAACTTTGGTGAACCTGCCGACCTTCTACGAGTTGACGTGGCCAACGCAGGGCTTCGAGCCCGGCGAGGCGGACACGACGACCCTTGTCGGTCGACGGGTCGAGATCGAGCCGGTCTTCATGAGCGCGACCTACATCTACGGCGATGGTGGTGCCAGTGGGCCAGTCAAAACCTTCGGTGGGCCGTACCCCGATGGCGACGTGATACACACCTACCGCAAAAAGATGGTGGCGCCAGTCCAAATCAACGCCAACTACTCAGGCCGGTTCCGCGTCGACGGCGGTGCATGGATCACGATCCCCTCCACTGTGACGATCGAGGGCACTCCTGTGAACCTCACCGTGGCTGAGGCCAAGGCGCGGCTCTACAACGAGGGCGGCTGAGAACTCACACATGTTCTCCTCGTTGCCTTTTCGAGTCTCGACATTGGCTATCACCAGCTCGATCACGTATTCCGCAACCGCTGCTACGCTCGCTCTGGCGGGCTGCGGCGGCGCCACGACCACGCCGACCGCGTCACCGGGTTCGGCGAGTTCAAGTGGGTCCACCAGTCCGACCGGATCGTCCAGTCCGACGACAAGCGCTTCAGCCTTGATCGACATCCCGGCAGCCGCGAAGGTGAACACGGAGGACGGTGCCGTTGCGTTTGTGAGGTTCTGGTTCGAGCAAGTCAACGTGGCCTTCACCAGACCTAACCCCGACCTTATTCCGACGCTTTCCGCATCGAGTTGCAAGAGTTGTGCCAGCTTGGCCGAACACCCGGTGGGTTTCGCCGCCAAAGGATACCGAGTCCAGCCAGCCCCATTTCGCCCGCTGACGAACGTGAAGTCGTTGGGCCTTTCAACCGATGGCACCCGTATCGCCTTCACTCTCAGCCAAGGCGACGCCGACGTGGTCGATCGTTCCGGCAAGGTCGTCGATACCCAAAAAGCTGACAGCGTTGAGCGAGTCGCGCTTGTGGCCAGGAAGGGGAACCAATGGCTCATGGCTGGGTTGGCATCGCCTACGTCCTGACAATCGCTACTGCTTCGCTGGTCGGAGACTGCGTTGAACCTCCCCGTTACCGAGGCGAAGGCCTGGCTCTATAACAACTGTGGGCATCGGGTGGCACGTGCTCGGTCAGGTCCACGGCGGGCAGGACCGCGGCCACCCGTGACACGAGCCCTGCACCCTCGTCGGCGGATACCCCGACCCCGATGTTTCCCCAACCCCACGCCGAGCGCGTCGATGCGGTTGTGGCGCGGTCGTCGTCCATGTCGAGAACCTTGAAACCACAAACCTCCGACCTGTGGAGAACTCCGCGGCCGATCTCGCCAAACCCGCAAGGATCGTTGGTGTGAGTCCTTCCTCGACCGACGTTGGTAGACGGTTGGCTGTGGCGGGCCGGTGGCTGCGCAACGCCTACTTCCCCGACCGCCCGGAGAATCCCGACGAGGCACAGCCCGCGAGCACGTCCCGACGAATCCTGTCGTCGCTGAACGGGCTCCTCGTCCTGTCCCTGGCCACGTTCTGTGTGTCGGCTGCCGGGTGGGTCCTCGTTTCGGGAACAACCTGCAGCCACTCCTGTGACTCGTCCCGCATCGAATTGGGGGGCATCATCATGGTCTTCCTGCCCCTCATCACGGCAGCGATCATCGCGGTGCTGGTGGTTCTCCACGTGGCGGGTGGCGGGAGACCGGGTCGGTGGTGGATCCTCGGGTGCGTCGTCGTCGTGGCATCGTTCTTCCTCGGCGCGTCGGTCTTCGACAGCGCCTCCCGAGATCCTGATCGGACCTCGGTCGTGACCCAGCAGGCGATCCCTGCCAGTTGCAACAAGCCCACCCGGGCAGCGTCGACGCCTTCGAAGCCCGCACCCGAGAGATCTCGACCCGAGCCTGCGGCAGGATGCTGCGCGTGGACACGCTTAGATCAATCGCCCTGTTCGTCGCGGCAGCCATCGCCGAGATCGGCGGGGCTTGGTTGATCTGGCAGGGCGTCCGAGAGCATCGCGGCTGGGCGTGGATCGGCGCCGGTGGCGTCGCCTTGGGCATCTACGGGTTCGTCGCAACCCTCCAGCCGGACGCCAACTTCGGGCGAATCCTGGCTGCCTACGGTGGGGTGTTCGTCGCCGGATCACTTCTGTGGGGCATGGCCCTGGATGGGTTCCGACCCGACCGCTATGACGTCATGGGCGCGCTGCTGTGCCTCGTGGGCGTGGCCGTGATCATGTACTCCCCACGCTCTTCCTGACCACGATCCGGCGTTCCTGACAATTGCACTCACCGCAGGCGACGGGCACCGCGCCAGTTTCAGAGCAGGCCCGCACGGTCGGCGATGATGCCGACCTCGACCCGGCTAGCGACACCGAGTTTGTCCTGTGACCGCGCAAGGTGAGACTTCACCGTCGCCTCCCCAAGGAACAGTTCCGCCGCGATCTGCGCCGTCGTCATCCCCCGCCCCACACACCGCACGACGTCGAGTTCGCGTGGTGTGAGCGTCGCGACCAACCCGGCCGCTGTCCGTCGCAGCTCACCCGCCGGGTCGGACTGGAGGTGCTCGACGACCTGCCGAGCACTGCGCGCCGAGAGTGCACCCTCCCCCGCCGCCACCGAGCGCACGGCGGCGATGATGTCGAGCGGGCTCGCGGTCTTGAGCAGGAACCCTGCCGCGCCTGCGTGCACCGCCCGCAACATCACGTCGTCGTGGTCGAACGTCGTCAACATGATGACCTTCGGCGGGGAAGCCAGCGCAGACAACGCAGCCGTCGTCGTGATGCCGTCCTGCCGCGCCATCCGCACATCCATCAGGACGAGGTCGGGACGGTGACGGTGGATCGCCTCGATCACCTGGTCGCCGTCATTGACGCTGCCGACGACATCGAGGTCCTCGGTCGCGCCGAGCATCGTCTGCAGGGCACCGCACACCAGCGGGTCGTCGTCCACGAGCAGAACTCGTGTCATCGTGTCTCTCCTTCGCTGGGTGTCCAAGTCGAGCCGATGTCGGCCGCCCACACCCACGGGAGTCGAGCAGCGACTCGGAAAACCCGTCGGTCATCGACGAAGCACCGGAAGTCGCCGCCGAGGGTCAGAACACGATGGCGTATGCCGTCCAGCCCGCTTCCCGGGCGGAACTCCACGGCCGTCTCGGCCGGTAGATGGTTGGCCACCTCGATCTCGACGCCCGACTCCGGCGTGGCGCGAACCAACACTCGCACCCCGATGCCGGGTGCGTGACGGCGCGCGTTCGTGAGCAGCTCCTGAGTGATGCGGAACGCGCTGCGACTCGTCGTCCCGTCGAGGCGGCCGATCCCTTCGAGCTGCGAGGTGGACACGAGATTCACTCCTGTTGCGACGGTCTCGTCAATCAGGGCCGGCACGTCTCTCAGCGTCGGCACCGCGGCTGCGACGTCCGGCGAGTCGGGCTGGCGCAGCATCGCGAGCAACGAACGTAGATCCGCCATCGACTGCTGAGCATTCGCTCGCACTAACGCCGCAGACTCCGCGACCTTCGGGTTGTCTCCTGACGTGACCTCGAGTGCGCCGGCGTGCAGGGACAGCAGCGAAAGCCGGTGTCCCAGAGCGTCATGCACCTCCTGGGCAATCCGCTCGCGGTCCGACTGCCGCGCCACCTCGTCACTCAGCGAGTCCACGACAACGCGCTGTTCCTCGACGACGAGCTCAGCCCGAGAGAGCGAGGTGCGTGCGCGGATGAACAGGCCCAGCCCGACGGTGGCGCCCACAAGCCCTACCGTGATGAGAAGCACGACCCACCAGGGCATCGGGGACAACTGCTCAGCCTGGTTGTTGGTCCGGAAGGACTGCCAGAACGATGCGGGTGACGACGTCCCGCGAGAGTCCCGCCACGTCGTCACGAACGTTGC contains the following coding sequences:
- a CDS encoding DUF6318 family protein — its product is MIDIPAAAKVNTEDGAVAFVRFWFEQVNVAFTRPNPDLIPTLSASSCKSCASLAEHPVGFAAKGYRVQPAPFRPLTNVKSLGLSTDGTRIAFTLSQGDADVVDRSGKVVDTQKADSVERVALVARKGNQWLMAGLASPTS
- a CDS encoding YnfA family protein, whose translation is MDTLRSIALFVAAAIAEIGGAWLIWQGVREHRGWAWIGAGGVALGIYGFVATLQPDANFGRILAAYGGVFVAGSLLWGMALDGFRPDRYDVMGALLCLVGVAVIMYSPRSS
- a CDS encoding response regulator transcription factor, with the translated sequence MTRVLLVDDDPLVCGALQTMLGATEDLDVVGSVNDGDQVIEAIHRHRPDLVLMDVRMARQDGITTTAALSALASPPKVIMLTTFDHDDVMLRAVHAGAAGFLLKTASPLDIIAAVRSVAAGEGALSARSARQVVEHLQSDPAGELRRTAAGLVATLTPRELDVVRCVGRGMTTAQIAAELFLGEATVKSHLARSQDKLGVASRVEVGIIADRAGLL
- a CDS encoding histidine kinase, whose amino-acid sequence is MSSSLAVGAWETQRGGYDATGAMSGAAVLLFLIAMTAAVGLACRRHFPELVAFATGVLTLVLPIDPVSALIAFGSLMVRRLDRTTVALGGLLTVATFVTTWRDSRGTSSPASFWQSFRTNNQAEQLSPMPWWVVLLITVGLVGATVGLGLFIRARTSLSRAELVVEEQRVVVDSLSDEVARQSDRERIAQEVHDALGHRLSLLSLHAGALEVTSGDNPKVAESAALVRANAQQSMADLRSLLAMLRQPDSPDVAAAVPTLRDVPALIDETVATGVNLVSTSQLEGIGRLDGTTSRSAFRITQELLTNARRHAPGIGVRVLVRATPESGVEIEVANHLPAETAVEFRPGSGLDGIRHRVLTLGGDFRCFVDDRRVFRVAARLPWVWAADIGSTWTPSEGETR